DNA from Candidatus Babeliales bacterium:
CTACATCATTTTTATTGGAGCATATTCTCCACGAAGCTGGTTATAAAACAGCACTTATTAGTTCTGTTCAAAATCGTATTTGTGGATATAATTTTCCTTCATCATTAACTACACCTCAACCAGATTATTTGCAACAATTTTTGAAATTGTGTGGTGAAAATAACGTTGAATATGTAGTGATGGAAGTTGCTGCTCAGGCACTTACCTTGCATAGAGTTAATGGTATTTCTTTTTGTGGTATTATTTTTACCAATTTTTCTCATGAACATTTAGAATTTTATTCAACACTTGAAGATTATTTTGCTGCAAAAAAAATTATTTTTACTATGACCCAACCTACCGCACCGTTATTTATTAATGGAGACGATGAGCATGGTAAGAGATTACTTAATCAATATTGCTCAGCATTGGCATATGGTTTTTCCGACACTATCAGAGGATATAAGGGTTCGTTTGTGGTAGATCCAATTTCTACCATTGAATTAACTATTGACCATTATAATAAGAATAATGATTTTGTTTGTTCAGCATTATTTGGTGCTTATAACGCATACAATGTATTAGCTTCAATTAGCATGGCTTTAGCATTAAATATACGCGCAACTACTATTCAAGATGCATTATGTATATTTAATGGTGTTCCGGGACGGCTCCAAGAACATGTTTTGCCAAATGGAGCTCGATGTTTTATTGATTATGCTCATAACCCGGAATCATTTCGTGTGGTATTGTCAACATTGCGTGCTTTAACATCACACTTAATTGTAGTTTTTGGCGCTGGTGGTGGCAGAGATATATCAAAACGACCAATGATGGGATATATTGCAGCACACATTGCCGATATTGTTGTAATAACGTCAGATAACCCACGATTAGAAGATGTAGCTGTTATTACTGATAATATTACGAGTGGTATTCCAGAGATATTGCGTCATAAAATCGTACAAGAACCTGAT
Protein-coding regions in this window:
- a CDS encoding UDP-N-acetylmuramoyl-L-alanyl-D-glutamate--2,6-diaminopimelate ligase; the encoded protein is MSIYIPIVMPSIFPVTCHTDFVGEGSCFVAIEGYTEDGVTYIKKAIEKGARTIVVHHTTFLDDAMCAYIATQNVTIVRVLDTRKSLAELSAKKAGFPAQNLKIIGITGTKGKTTTSFLLEHILHEAGYKTALISSVQNRICGYNFPSSLTTPQPDYLQQFLKLCGENNVEYVVMEVAAQALTLHRVNGISFCGIIFTNFSHEHLEFYSTLEDYFAAKKIIFTMTQPTAPLFINGDDEHGKRLLNQYCSALAYGFSDTIRGYKGSFVVDPISTIELTIDHYNKNNDFVCSALFGAYNAYNVLASISMALALNIRATTIQDALCIFNGVPGRLQEHVLPNGARCFIDYAHNPESFRVVLSTLRALTSHLIVVFGAGGGRDISKRPMMGYIAAHIADIVVITSDNPRLEDVAVITDNITSGIPEILRHKIVQEPDRKKAIELAYHASDNGSIIALLGKGPDEYQIVGRAKHYFSERTILEQL